TTGAATCATATCACCATTAGAGCTATACTGTAGCAATTCTATTCCATGTACATTCACACCACACAGATATTGCAAATTTTACACACACTGAATAGGTGCTATGTGTATATCCAAAATCTTCTACTGAGCAAATAGTCCATGGTAAAGCTGTTGTTACTCATACTTGTGTTAAATATGCTAAGTTTAGTGAGAGGGAAGATTTATGAGCATTAGGGATGTTGTTCTGGTTAAACCTTAATCCCTACCCTACACTTAATGTCTATGAGGAACAAAAAGTCAAGCTGTGTGAATGTAAGGTGGAAACCCTTTATTTGTTATTCTCTTCATAGGTATATCATATGTCATACTGGATACAGGCCATATGAGCAGAAGAATTTGAAAGAAACACAGTATCACTCTTTCCTAGAACTATTTATTAGATCATAgactgttgcagtaaatctccaacccaaacaagccccagcaatgaaaatacAACTTAGTTAATATGAACACGTGCTCTgcgcctagactgggcagatctactgctactcACTCTACCATCTTCTCCATCCATGAATCCCCTGCGAACTCGCAGTTTCTCcgggccatgtgcttctgctctgcttttcttcttccttctcctctgtatcctctccctcttccattttctccttcttctctcttcccaccttccACTCAACTTCCCTTtaatctgcccaatcatcagctctctttattttacaaattaaggtgggaagcaggtttacaggaaatcacctgagggCTGACTCATTCCATAATTATACTGGTAAATTGTGAATTCAGGCAGTTTTCTTCAAGTATCTGAAAAACTTGATGTATAAAAAGTTTGGTATAAATGTGAGCCATGTAATAAATGGCTGAAACATCATAGGTATCTCTAATGATGAAAAACAACCCACAAGGAAGGGTAATACCAAGACTGTAAAAAATgtgattaaacatttttttcaaagaatcattttattatttattttatgtgtgtgaattcactgtcactttcttccgacacaccagaaaaaggacATGGAATTCCATTAGAGAGCCACTATATGgttgagccactatgtggatgctgggatttgaactgaggacctctggaagagaagtcagtgctcttaacagctaagccatctccctagtcccgTGATAAAACTCTTAAGATCTGAATCTACCTTACAATTAGACCAAATTGTAAAACTAATTCATACAGATAGAAAGCATTCATTGTTGTcattaatgtaataaaatattacatgTCCCCATTATCATTGCAGACATGAAAGAAGTCCTGTTGGAGAGAACCACAATGAATATAcacaatgtgataaagccttcaCATATCACAGTCATCTTCAAAAGCTTGAAAGAAACCAAACTCGAGAGAAACACTCTGAAGGCTTTCAACATATGGAAGCACTTGCATGTCAGAGTtctctccaaatacataaaataacacatactggagagaaaccctacaaatgtaatcaatgtgataaagcctttgcacaGCTCAAGTATCTTCGATTACatgaaagaatacatactggagagaaaccttacaaatgtaatcagtgtgataaagcctttgcacaagGCAGTAATCTCAAAGTACATACAAGGatgcatactggagagaaaccctatgaatgtaatcaatgtggtaaagcctttttacAATCCAGCTGTCTTCgaatacatgaaagaacacatactggagagaaaccctacaaatgtaatcaatgtgataaagcctttgcacaGCTCAAGTATCTTCGAATACATGAAAGAacgcatactggagagaaaccttacaaatgtgatcagtgtgataaagcctttgcacaagACAGTAATCTCAAAGTTCATACACGGATGCATACTGGAAAGacaccctatgaatgtaatcaatgtggtaaaaccTTTTTACAACCCAGATATCTTCGAGTACATGAaaaaacacatactggagagaaaccctacaaatgtaatcaatgcggtaaagcctttgcacaggTCAAGTATCTTCGAGCACATGAAAGAagacatactggagagaaaccttacaaatgtgatcaatgtggtaaGGCCTTTACACAAAGAGGTCAACTTCAAACCCATAAAGTAATACATACTGGAGGGAGACTCTAAATATGTAATCAGTGTGATGAAGTCTATTCACACCAGAGTCATCTTCCAATACATGAAAGAACATcatatactggagagaaaccttataaatgtgaTCAGTGTAGTAAATCATTTTTATCTCACAGTCATTATCAAGCtgatgaaagaacacatactggataGAAACTCTACAAATATaatgaatgtgataaagccttttcacagCCCAGGTatcttcaaatacatgaaagaacacatacaggagagaaaccttaccaatgtaatcagtgtgataaagcctttgcacaagGCAATAATCTCAAAGTTCATACAAGGATGCATATTGGAGAGATCCCCATgagtgtaatcaatgtggtaaagcctttgcatatgacTAATCTTTTGGGATGCATAAAAGAACAGATTCTGGAGAGAAACATTACAAACataatgtggtaaagcctttgcagaaaACAGTCATCTTCAAACCCGTAAAATACTACATCCTGGAGAGACTCTgcaaatgtaatcagtgtgataaTGCCTCTTCACAACAGAGAggtctccaaatacataaaaggAAACATTCTGTAGAGAAACCTTAGAAATGTAGTCAATGTGATGAAGCCTATTCACAGCACAATGGTCTTACCTACAATaactcatactggagagaaaccctatgaacgTAAGGGAtttggtaaagcctttgcacattaCAATACGCTCCAATAACATAAAACGACCATACTGAAGAAACTCTATAAATGTAATCACAGGGTGAAGCATTTGAACATCACAGTAGTCTCTGGAAACAAAAAAGGAACCATCTAGGAAAGAACTCCTATAAAGTTCTTTAACATGGTAAGGTCTTTGCACATATCTGTAGTCTTCATCCTCATGGAAGGATTCATACAGTAGAGAAACCATATGAACAAAAGAAATGTAGTAATGCTTTTGCTCATCACAGTTATCTCTTATTATAGAAAAAAGGAGATATTAGAGAAAGATCCTACAAGTATGATAGAAGTGATGAAGCCATTGCACAACACAGTTATCTCTGACTACATTAAAGGAAATATAATGATGACAAACACTATGAAtgtaaaaaggggggggggtaagcCCATTATATAACATGGTCAACTTTGAATATAGAAAAGTACATACTAGACAGGAACCCTATGAATATCAGCAATGTAGTAAACACATGAAAccattcatactggagagaaacagtATTGAAGGTATTAAATATGGTGAAGTCTTTGTAACAGTGGtctgtagatacacacacacaagtcttcaTGCAGAAGAACATCCCTCCAAATATAATTGATGTGATAAACCATTTTTATGTTATCTTTGAATACATCAAAGAACACATACTGAAGAGAAAACCTATGAGTGTAAGCAATAGTGTAATATCTTTTCATATTAAGGTAAAAGAATAAATGCTCTGGAAAAACCCTCCTAAAGCAGTCTGTGAGATGAAGCCATTTTACATCACAGTCATCTTCAAAAGCATGCAAAGAGTCGTTCtcgagagaaaccttatgaatgtattttaaaatgtaaagcctTTGGAAATTTCTATAGCCTTCATGATCATGAAACTATTCATAGAGGAGTGAATCTCTGTGAATGCAAGCAATGTGGTAAACCCTTTGCTTACACATTACAGTTCTcacaaaatgcagaaaacaacaCATACTGGCGAGAAACCttatgaatatatttaatattgtgAAGCCTTTGCACATTTCTGTAGTCATCATCATGACTATTTATACTGGAGAGAAGGCCTGTGAATGTGAGCAACGTGGCAATCTTTTTATTCACCAGATGCAAAGAAAACATACAgtagagaaaccttatgaatgggCTCACTGTGGTAAAGCCTATGCACATCACAATAATCCCTGAATACATATAAGAACACATTCTGGAGAAAAGCCCAAtgaatgaatgtaatcaatgACATAAGAAATTTGCATGTGGCAGTAGTCTTTGAATATATTAAAGAACAGATACTAGAGAGAAAACATACGACTGTTTGGGGAAATGTGAAAGAACTCATAATGTAGAGAATCTGAATATAAAGGATTTGGTAAGATCATTACGTTCAGCTACACAAGATTATTCTGGAGAAAAGTAGTCCGACAAATGTCAACCATCTACTAAGCACagtgttcctttttattttacatgcaccTGCAAACTCAGCTGGACAAAACTACTATGGATTTAaatgacaaacaaaaaaccctttagATTTTTCTTCTCTTGAATTTCACAAAACTCTGGTATAAAATTTTTGGGTGTGTATTGATGActtttttgtttctgagataaaACATAATATCTAATACAACTTACAAAGAAGTTTagtttggcttatggttccacaCCACCATAGTGTCATTAAATCAGTTGTGAGACATGGCAGCTAAGGGAGGAAGCTCAGCTATCACATTTTCAACTTGCACCATGTAGCAAGGAGTGGGAACTAGAGCTGTCATACAGATGTAAACTCTAAAGCCCACCTCcactgacatatttcctccacCAGGGCATTATTTGTTAAATGATACAATGGTTTCAAATGATACAATCAACATAGAAGGATTGATTTCTCTGATTGCAAACATACCTCTGTATGTATTTATAGCCCTGTAAATATTTGAAAGTGTTTATGTATTATGTTGACATCAGGtaataaaacattcatacatgagAGAAATCCTATTCCCACAAACAATTTAGTTAAGATTTTGACATCACATTCAATCCCCATAAAATTATTGCTAcacctctttttccttttttattttttgttttgttttgttttttgagacaggctttctctgtgtagccctggctcttctggaactgactttgtagaccaggctggcctcgaactcagaaatctgcctgcctctgcctcccaagtgctgggattaaaggcgtgcgccaccatctcCCGGCTACACCTCTTTTTCTTAATAGCCTTCAAGCAAGTAAATAATTCACCATGTTCATGCAAGTCTGATGCTTCATATGAGGTTTATATTTTGAGAGTTCTGAACTTGGTGTTGAAGTGTGCTGTATGTGTGACAAATGCCATTATTTAAACGTGTTTTGGCttagagactattaatgactacttctatttctttaggggatatgggactgtttagatcgttaacttgatcctgatttaactttggtacctggtatctgtctagaaatttgtccatttcatccaggttttccagttttgttgagtatagccttttatagaagcatctgatggtgttttggatttcttcaggatctgttgttatgtctcccttttcatttctgattttgttaattaggatgctgtccctgtgccctctaatgagtctggctaagggtttaagcttgtacaaccactctggaaatcagtctggcggttcctcagaaaattggacatagtactaccggaggatcccgcaatacctctcctgggcatatatccagaagatgtcccaaccggtaagaaggacacatgctccactatgttcatagcagccttatttataatagccagaagctggaaagaacccagatgcccctcaacagaggaatggatacaaaaaatgtggtacatttacacaatggagtactactcagctattaaaaggaatgaatttatgaaattcctaggcaaatggttggacctggagggcatcatcctgagtgaggtaacccaatcacaaaagaactcaaatgatatgtactcactgataagtggatattagcccagaaacttagtatacccgagatataagatacaatttgcaaaacacatgaaactgaagaggaacgaagaccaaagtgtggacactttgccccttcttagaattggaaacaaaacacccatggaaggagttacagagacaaagtcagcagctgagacaaaaggatggaccatgtagagactgccatatccagggatccatcccataatcagcctccaaatgctgacaccattgcatacactagcaagtgtttgctgaaaggaccctgatatagctgtctcttgtgagactaggctggggcctagcaaacacagaagtggatgttcacagtcagctattggatggatcacagggcccccaatggaggaactagagaaagtacccaaggagctaaagggatctgcaaccctataggtggaacaacattatgaactaaccagtaccccggagctcttgactctaggtgcatatgtatcaaaagatggcctagttggccatcactggaaagagaggcccattggacacgcaagctttatatgccccagtacaggggaacgccagggccaaaaagtgggagtgggggagagggtatgggggacttttgggatagcattggaaatgtaatttagTAAGatacgtaaataaataaataaataaataaataaataaataaataaaatgtatttgatgGTTCTTCTATTGCTTCTGTGGCTACAGGTTTCTTCTCTTATGCTTTTACTTAGTGGCAGATGTCTTTTGTCTTCAATTGATACAATATAATGTCTGTCAACTAAGTGGTTCATTGCCTATTTAAAAATTGGATTGTATGTAGTCATACATTTCAACTAAAGGTGTTTGTGAATGTTTGATGGCTCTTGTCCCTGATGTTGTTTGTCATATTTTCATAAGTTCCCTAGAGATGTTGTTTGTTATTCAGCCTGGCTTGGGTGTCAGTAATGAGTTAGGAATACTTAGAATTTTATATTATCATGTGTCTCCCTCCTGAGTCCAAAAATAGATTTACCCACAATGTGTCCTTTTTTTGTCAACACAGTTTATCAACATTAATGTTAAAATCCTTAATAGAAGagaatataagaaaaattaaatacataatgTGTGTACCCAAAGTAACATTTTCACTTATCTGGTGTAAAAACAGAATAATCTGCAATTATCTGTAATCTACATATGGGTATAATATTCCTTCTTCCATGCTTTTCATGCCCCCATTACTTAAtctcatgtgtctctgtgtgttgtgagtgtgtgtgtgtgtgagtgtgtgtgtgtatatgtgtgtgtgtgtgtgtgtgtgtgtgtgtgtgtgtgtgtctttggatgtctgtgtgtgtataatgtgatTATAGGCTTTTAGGCAATGGCTAGTATATGGAGAGTGGAAGACAACTTTGTGAGGTTTAGTTTGGCCATATTTATATCATCATCACGATTATCTTGCCACTTTTGCACTCCGTGGCagtttcctgctgagccatctcactgatgCTCAAATAAGAGGAGTTGAAATATTACATCAGACTATAAACATATTGAAATCTAAGGATGGAGGAAAACAAGCCAACTTCAATTAAAGCACTggatttgaaaatgaaaatcgcgtaatgctttcttttttttaagatttatttattattatacataagtacactgtagctgtcttcagacacaacagaagaaggcatcaaatctcatttcgagtggttgttagccaccatgtgggtgctgggatttgaactcaggaacttcagaaggtaagtcagtgctcttaccctctgatccatctcacacacacacaccccccccccccccccccgcccaatgCTTTCTTTTAGATCATGTTAGGTCACTCTGCGGCAAAAACACTAAACACTTGCAGAGTAAAACAGCTAGGAGAAAATATTCTCCATATAGGAaatagcttttgggataacctccttctctctccccaactCCCGCTACAGtttttcaggacccacatgaagaccaagctacacatctgctacatatgtgaaggAAGGCCTAGATAGTATTTCAGACTCTGAAAGCCTCAAGGGTcctggttatttgattttttaatctTCCTATAGAATTGCTATTAGAATAGGGGAGGCacacaagaatcaatgggggtgtccTTAGTTGTGACTCACAACATTGCAAAtatggatcacacacacacacaggatttgcATGAGAAACATGGGATTTGCTTCAAACAGAATAGAAGAATAGTCTGTCGAGTCCAGTGCTCAGAGTCATCAGAGTAGACAATCAACTTTGTGAGTCACCATTATGAACAAGGACATGAGAGAGccagggttttttttggttttttttttttttttttttttaattacccaGCCTGTATTAATACCATGTATGTGAATGAAGGGTGATCAGATTGGTGGGTATACTATTTGGGGAGGTTTGCTTCATCCAATAAGTATTGAATTTCCAGGTAGGGGACGGGATTGGGTGTTTAAGggagagggggaaccaggaaaggagataacatttgaaatgtaaataaagagaatgtccaattaaaagaagagaaagccaggcagtagtggaacatgcctttaatcctaccacttggaagacagaggccaacagatttctgagttcgaggcaagtctgttctacagagaaagttccaggatagccttggctaaacagagaaaccctgtctcaaaaaaacaaaaatgaaatagaagaatgaaagggaggaagggagggaggcagggaaggggagagaaaaattgTCATTGCAAAATATCATACCCCTGTTTTATTctatgaacattttcttttttttaaagattcctttctttctttctttctttctctctctctctctctctctctctctctctctctctctctctctctctctctctctctctccttccttctttcttccttcctttctttttaattcattaattcatttatttatttcatgtatataagtatactgtagctttacaggtggttgtgagcacacCAATAGGAtcaatcccaagttgggctgttCTATGGACAGCCATTCTgagaatctctgctccatttgtaTCACTCATTTATTTAGTCAGCTACAATTCTATGTCAAAACTTTTGGAGGTAG
This Mus musculus strain C57BL/6J chromosome 7, GRCm38.p6 C57BL/6J DNA region includes the following protein-coding sequences:
- the Gm17768 gene encoding predicted gene, 17768, with product MDALTFDDVHVHFTREEWSLLDPSQKRLYKDVMLEIYKNLTAIGYKWKDHNVGEHSQNDRRYGRHERSPVGENHNEYTQCDKAFTYHSHLQKLERNQTREKHSEGFQHMEALACQSSLQIHKITHTGEKPYKCNQCDKAFAQLKYLRLHERIHTGEKPYKCNQCDKAFAQGSNLKVHTRMHTGEKPYECNQCGKAFLQSSCLRIHERTHTGEKPYKCNQCDKAFAQLKYLRIHERTHTGEKPYKCDQCDKAFAQDSNLKVHTRMHTGKTPYECNQCGKTFLQPRYLRVHEKTHTGEKPYKCNQCGKAFAQVKYLRAHERRHTGEKPYKCDQCGKAFTQRGQLQTHKVIHTGGRL